The Nostoc cf. commune SO-36 genomic sequence GGAAACTTGGTCTTCTGGCGTCTCACCATCGGATTCAATAAAATCGCCCAATCGAGAATCTTCTTCTTTACCAATAGGCGTTTCTAGTGAGATAGGTAACTGGGCAGATTTAGCAATGAACCGCAACTTCTCAATGGTCATTTCCATACGAGTGGCGATTTCTTCTTCAGTGGGTTTGCGACCCATTTCTTGAGATAGCAACTTGGTAGTTTTCTTAATCCGAGAAATGGTTTCGTAAAGGTGAACTGGAAGACGAATTGTGCGGGATTGATCTGCGATCGCGCGGGTAATTGCTTGACGAATCCACCATGTAGCATAAGTGGAGAACTTATAACCTTTTTCGTGGTCAAACTTTTCAGCGGCACGAATCAAACCGAGACTGCCTTCCTGAATTAAGTCCTGGAACGACAAACCACGATTCATGTATTTCTTAGCAATTGAAACTACAAGACGGAGGTTAGATTGCACCATCTTGTCTTTCGCCCGACGACCAACATGGAGGCGATAACGAAAGGCTGGTAGTGGCAGTTGTACTGCTTCTGCCCATTCACTATCTCGAGGATCGCGATCTAATTGCTCCGAGAGTCTTTCGCGGACTCTCTCTAATTCCAGCAAATCGGCTATTTTCCGCGCCAATTCAATTTCTTCGTCTGCCCGCAACAGCCGAATTCTACCAATTTCTTGCAAGTAAAGCCGAATTGAATCTTCGGTATAGTGCTTTTTCTTGCTTTGTGTCCGACGACGCGATTTAGCGGCTTTTCCAGACTTTGCGTCGTCCTCATCAGACTGAGGCTCTAAAAATTCCTCGTCACCTTCATCGATGATCAGCAAGTCCTCTTCATCGTCTATTAAGAGTTCTTCTAACTCGAGCTCAGGCTGATTTATTATTTCTAGGTCAGGCTGATATATGCTTTCGAGTACGTTGTTAGCCTGGTTCATGCCGCGTTCCTCATGCTCCTTGCAGAATCAATTACTCAAGATGTGTTTACTGCTCTTTTAAACGAGCCAGTTTTCAACCGAAAATAAGTTTTGTGGCAGATTTGCCAGAGATATTTTCGGACGTTTTACACCTCCGGTCGGAGGTTTTAAAATTAGTTTAAGCGATTACTAAAAGTGACTTGCTCATCTTAGTAAATGCTATGTGTGTTGCTATCACACACTGCTTTCAACTAACTGTTCAAAAAAAAGACTTGCCTTTATCAAAAAATTTGCCACTCTACACTAATCAGTTCAGACTATTGGCAGATTTTCCTATAAAGACTCTTCCGATTGTAGCCTGTTTCACAGAAATTGCACTCTTTTTGTGTATTAATCATGAACTCATTAAGTAACTTTTAGCTACTTTCACCAAAAAGACATTGAAAACGGGATTTATACCCGGAAAATTTTTCTCCACTTTTCGGGATTGCAGTGACGTTGTTATTACATTACAAAGTAAGTACGTTTGCTTTTGCCGAGTTTCATGTATTTTACACAACATTAATTACTGAGAAAGAGGTGCATTTTATGTTAACTCAGACAAGAAGTCTTAACCTACCCATTTTTACATTTCCTTCATAAACTAAGCATTCTGTAGACTAAAGCGGTTCTTGACTTTGGGTAAATACAACAACCGTGGTGGTGTTTGCCTTAAAGCAGTTAACCTTCTGCGTACTAACTACCTTAACTGAGGAGTTGAGGCGGTGGCAGAATCGACCTGATAGCAGATCAATTTAGGTTTAACTAATTTGGTCTTATTCACACGTTAGCGCACTGTGGCGATTTCAGCCCTATGAAACTTGACAAACTTTTCTTATTGTATACAAGGATATTTTAATCAATCCAAAAATAATTTGTCTTGTGAACTCGCCAATATAGTCTTATCTTAGGCAAAAGTACATTAGATACATACGATACAATAGCGATCGCCACAGCACCACATGAAGATATTAACAAGTTTTCAGCTTTATGGTGTGTGCTTCCACTAGCCATCAACTCGAACACAGAGAACCCAGAAGATTGCCTGATAATTTAGTTACAATGTCGTTTTGCGTAACTTAATTGTAAATTTAAATACTTTTATTTCAGTGAGTTTCTGTCATCTTATGGTGATAAATCCTCAAAATACTTATTAATTGCAGTTCGACAGATGATATTCAGTTATTTTCTTAAAGGATAACAAATGTGTTTCTAGCTGGTGGGCGAAATTAATCGGGGAGTTAGAGCAAAGAGTATTATCTTGGCTAAGTTTCCAATAAAATTGGTAGTTTTGCTCACACTCGAACAGTGATTATTTGGAAAATATTGACAAGAAGCAAATTATATGGTTTTAGAATAATTGAGAAATTTAGAATTTTTGTTATTATTTAGTGCTGACTTACCACTTGTGTGACAAGTCAACCTAAATTTTTAATTGATTATTGGCCTCTAGTTGAAAATCAGGATGGCTTTCAAACCTACTCCTAACGAAAACTGGAAACTATGAGCAATGTTTGAATTACTATGGTGTGGCGGTAGTGTTTAGACTTGCAGCAAAATTAGGTGGCAAAAGTACCTGGTCAACTACATGAACAATGCCGTTACTAGCTGGGATATCTGGCTGAGTCACTTTAGCGTTATTGACTGTAATTGAGTTGCTGGCACGATCAACCGTTACTTTCACGGTATTACCCTCAACTGTTTTAACTTCTCCAGATGTCAATTGCTGAGAGGTAGTTCCCCCAGGGAC encodes the following:
- the rpoD gene encoding RNA polymerase sigma factor RpoD, whose product is MNQANNVLESIYQPDLEIINQPELELEELLIDDEEDLLIIDEGDEEFLEPQSDEDDAKSGKAAKSRRRTQSKKKHYTEDSIRLYLQEIGRIRLLRADEEIELARKIADLLELERVRERLSEQLDRDPRDSEWAEAVQLPLPAFRYRLHVGRRAKDKMVQSNLRLVVSIAKKYMNRGLSFQDLIQEGSLGLIRAAEKFDHEKGYKFSTYATWWIRQAITRAIADQSRTIRLPVHLYETISRIKKTTKLLSQEMGRKPTEEEIATRMEMTIEKLRFIAKSAQLPISLETPIGKEEDSRLGDFIESDGETPEDQVSKNLLREDLEKVLDSLSPRERDVLRLRYGLDDGRMKTLEEIGQIFNVTRERIRQIEAKALRKLRHPNRNSVLKEYIR